A window of the Leucothrix mucor DSM 2157 genome harbors these coding sequences:
- a CDS encoding VWA domain-containing protein: MKKLSELSRQQRQNLSRWRLVLDPSAEAHGIQTLDAQSARQAEVLDYLFTPSTGSEPSKKNGSRKGAGKGKSVFTIPDWVQAVDELFPREAKEILEQELIARRGIAQLLKEPELLEKVEANIELVKTILTFKNLLNEDTRVLAQKVIEKVVNELREKLKPEIQQAITGVINRNRHSPAKVFRNLDLKTTLRRNLQNWDEDNQRLVVDRAYYYACERTQRPWHIIIAVDQSGSMLESAVFSTIMASIFYELPSVNTSLFLFDTDIADLSDQVGQPVDVLLKVQLGGGTDIARAMQYAQQLIKEPRRSIVILITDFYEGGDELKLLECTRAINLSGARTVGLAALGYDARPDYDRVTAAKMAKQGVDILSCTPEQLTQCIVQIMS; encoded by the coding sequence ATGAAAAAACTCAGTGAACTCTCACGTCAGCAACGCCAGAACTTAAGCCGTTGGCGCTTGGTGCTCGACCCTTCCGCAGAAGCCCATGGCATTCAAACATTGGATGCACAATCTGCACGGCAAGCGGAGGTATTGGATTATTTATTTACGCCGTCGACGGGCAGTGAACCCAGCAAGAAAAATGGCTCGCGCAAAGGGGCAGGCAAAGGTAAATCGGTATTTACCATTCCTGATTGGGTGCAAGCCGTGGATGAGCTGTTCCCGCGTGAAGCTAAAGAGATACTGGAACAAGAACTCATTGCTCGCAGAGGCATCGCGCAGCTACTGAAAGAGCCCGAATTACTGGAAAAAGTTGAAGCGAATATTGAGCTGGTCAAAACAATCCTGACGTTTAAAAACCTGCTGAATGAGGACACTCGTGTTCTGGCGCAAAAGGTGATTGAAAAAGTCGTTAACGAACTTCGCGAAAAACTTAAGCCAGAAATACAGCAAGCTATCACCGGAGTCATTAACCGCAATCGTCACTCACCGGCCAAAGTATTTCGTAATTTAGACCTTAAAACCACGTTGCGCCGCAATCTACAAAACTGGGATGAAGACAATCAGCGCTTGGTAGTGGATCGGGCTTATTACTATGCCTGTGAGCGTACGCAGCGGCCTTGGCATATTATTATTGCGGTGGATCAGTCTGGCTCAATGCTGGAGTCTGCCGTTTTTTCAACGATTATGGCATCAATTTTTTACGAGTTACCATCGGTCAACACCTCACTGTTCTTGTTTGATACAGACATTGCAGACTTATCTGATCAGGTCGGGCAGCCCGTTGATGTGCTCCTAAAAGTACAGCTTGGCGGCGGTACTGATATTGCTAGAGCAATGCAATATGCCCAGCAGCTCATTAAGGAGCCCCGACGCAGCATCGTTATTTTAATCACTGATTTTTATGAGGGTGGTGATGAGCTTAAATTATTGGAATGCACTCGGGCAATTAACTTAAGTGGCGCCCGTACCGTGGGCCTAGCCGCACTGGGTTACGATGCACGCCCCGATTATGATCGGGTAACCGCTGCAAAGATGGCCAAACAAGGAGTGGATATTCTGTCCTGCACGCCAGAACAACTCACCCAGTGCATTGTACAAATCATGTCCTGA